The Tripterygium wilfordii isolate XIE 37 chromosome 1, ASM1340144v1, whole genome shotgun sequence sequence ACCCTTCTCACATGTTTTGGCGAAGATTTTGTATGCGACGGGAATTATTTCTAAGGATCAAGGACGATTTAGGAGCTACAGACACGTATTTTCAGCGTCTTTCTGATTGCACCAGACGATTGGGTTTATCTGCTATTCAAAAGATGACGGCTGCACTTAGAATTCTTGCATATGGTGGTCCAATGGATAGTCTTGATGAATATATCAAAATTGGTGAGTCAACTGCAAAGGTAGCGTTTAACAAATTATGTGAAAATACTTTGGTTTTGTACAAGGATCAATATTTGAGGACACCTACCATGAATGACACTATGCACCTAATGGAAGAAAATGCAGCAAGGGGATTCCCTGGCATGATAGGATCACTTGATTGCATGCACTGGGAGTGGCGTGGGTGTCCTTCCGCTTGGAAGGGTCAATACCTTGGTCACACTAGATCTGCTGTGATAATCTTGGAAGCAGTAGCCTCGTATGACTTATGGATTTGGCATGCATTTTTCGGTATGGCCGGTTCCCACAATGACATTACTGTATTACGACACTCTCATATTTTCAACGATTTCATAAGAGGTTGCACGCCAAATGTACCATTCATTGTCAATGGATCCGTTTACCACACGCCCTATTATCTGGCGAATGGAATTTATCCATGATATGCTGCGCTAATGCAATCAATCCCTCATCCACACACACATGTGGAACAAGTATTTGCAAGAACACATGAGAGTGTTCGAAAGGATGTCGAGCGTGCCTTTGGCGTTCTACAAGCTAAATGGGGCATCACAAAGGGACCAGTT is a genomic window containing:
- the LOC119995226 gene encoding uncharacterized protein LOC119995226, which encodes MIQMKICMLFEQQEIQNPTQMLTMMVSPGPVQPRTRINIHRNCEMAHNDLVRDYFAPNCTYPSHMFWRRFCMRRELFLRIKDDLGATDTYFQRLSDCTRRLGLSAIQKMTAALRILAYGGPMDSLDEYIKIGESTAKVAFNKLCENTLVLYKDQYLRTPTMNDTMHLMEENAARGFPGMIGSLDCMHWEWRGCPSAWKGQYLGHTRSAVIILEAVASYDLWIWHAFFGMAGSHNDITVLRHSHIFNDFIRGCTPNVPFIVNGSVYHTPYYLANGIYP